A window of Nocardia arthritidis genomic DNA:
TCCTGCTGCATGCCGTCGCCGTGGCCGTGCGCGAGCTCGGTCAGGCCCTTGGTCAGCGCGGGCCACAGTTTCGGGCTGTACATGGCGGAGATGGTCGCGGTGATGGCGTCGGTGTAGTCGAGCCCCCGCTTGTCGGCCGTCGGCGCCGGCCGCTCCATGAGCGGCAGCACCAGCTTGCGGTAGGCGTCGGTCGTCTGTTTGGGATCGGTGCCGAGCGGACAGTCGGGTGATTTGGCGCAGTCCGCGGCGTACGCGTCGAAGGCGGCCTGGAAACCGCCCGCCGAGGCGACCGGATCGACGATGTTGGTGGTCGGGTCGACGGGCGCGTCGAGCACCATCGCCCTGACCCGGTCCGGGAACATCTCGGCATAGGTCGAACCGATCCTGGTGCCGTACGACGCGCCGAAATAGGTGAGCTTCGCATCGCCGAGCACCGCCCGGATCACATCGAAATCCCGTGCCACGTCGACGGTTCCGACGTGGGCGAGTAGTGCCGCTCCGGTGCGTCGCAGACAGGAATTGGCGTAGTTCTCGTGCTCTTCCTCGGCCTCGTCGATCTCAACCAGCTGGCCGGTGTTCAGCACGCGCAGATCGGTCATCCGCTCCTTGGCGGTCTGGCACTGGACCAGCGGGGTAGACGCGCCGAGCCCGCGCACGTCGATGCCGATGATGTCGAAGTGCTCGGACAGCGGGGTTTTGCCGAGGTAAATCGGCAGATCCAGGCCGGGCCCGCCCGGACCGCCCGGATTGGTGAGCAGCGAGCCGGTCTTCGAACCCTTGGCGCGCAGCCGGGAAATGGCGATTCGCGCGGTCTCCCCGTTGGGGTCGGCGTAGTCGACCGGCACCATGATCCGCGCGCAGTCGAGGCCGGCCTCGGTCAGGCCGCGCCAGCCCGGGTAGCCGTCGCAGGAGCCCCACGAGACGGTCTGGTGGTAGAAGCGGTCGAGCGTCGGCGCGGGCGGTGGCGCGGGCTTTTCGGTGGTGCAGGCCGTCACGAGCAGCACGGCGGCCGCGATCATGGTGGGCGGCAGGAGGATTCGCTGGGATTTCGCGGTTCCCTTGCGCCGATTGAGCATTCGTTTGTCCCCGAGTACGTCCAGTGGTCCCCTCAGTCTGCCGTACCGGCGCGGATCCGCAATCGGGGATACCCGCCGCGGCCGCCCGCACCCGACATGTCGGTGGGTGCTGGCATGATCCGAATCCACCACCGCACCCGAGGGGGACCGATGTCGATACCGATTGCCAATCTGCCCTCCGCCGCGCGCCCGCGCGAGCGGCTGCTCGCCCTCGGCCCACACGCGCTCAGCGACGGCGAACTGCTCGCGCTGCTGCTGCGCCAGGGCCGCCGCGGTACGAGCGCGCTGGACATGGCCACCGAACTGCTCGCCGAACACGGCGGACTCACCGGGCTTTCCGGCGCCCGCCCCGAGGAACTGTCCCGGCGCACCGGCGTCGGCGCGGCGAAGGCCGCCGCGATCGTCGCGGCATTCCACCTCGGTTCGCGGGCCCGCGGCCGCACCGATACCGCGCCGCGGCTGACCGGCACCGCCGAGGTCGCCGCGGTGGCGCTGCCGATGTTCGCGGGCGTCCGCGTCGAGCGGCTGCTGGTGCTGGTATGCGATGCGCAGAATCGCCTGCGGCACAAGATGTTCGTGGCGGAGGGCGCGCTCGACCAGGTCATCGTCCCGGTGCGCGAGGTGCTGAATACGGTGCTGCGGCACGACGGCCGCGCCTTCGCCATCGTGCACAACCACCCGTCCGGCGATCCGAATCCGAGCATGGACGACCGCCGCACCACCGCCCGGCTCATCGCCGCCGCCGATACGGTCGGCCTGCGCTTCCTCGACCATGTGGTGATCGCGGGCGAGCGCTGGTCGACCGTGCCGCCGCTGGTCCAGGTCGAATGAGCGGGCGTGCCCGGGTCGCCGATCACCGGGCGGCGAGCCAGGATTCGGTATAGCCGTCGATCTCGCCGATCAGTGCGGTCTTCGCGGCGTCGTCGAGAAATGAGGCGGTTACGGCATTTCTCGCGAGGTTCGCCAGGCCGCGCTCGTCGAGGTTCAGCAGGTCGGCCGCCACCGCGTACTCGGTATTGAGGTCGGTGCCGAACATCGGCGGATCGTCGGAGTTGATCGTGACCAGCACGCCGGCCTCGATCATCCGCGCGATCGGATGATCGGCGAGCGAGGGCACGGCGCGGGTCGCGACATTCGAGGTCGGGCACACCTCGAGCGGGATGCGCAGGTCGGCCAGGTGCCGCAGCAGCCGCGCATCCCGCACGGCGCTGGTGCCATGGCCGATCCGTTCGGCGCGCAGCTCGGTGAGCGCGTCCCAGATCGTGGCGGGGCCGGTCGTCTCGCCCGCGTGCGGCACGCTGTGCAACCCGGCGGCGATCGCGCGGTCGAAAACCGGTTTGAATTGCGGTCGTGGCACACCGGTTTCCGGACCGCCGAGGCCGAACGAGACCAGTCCGTCGGGGCGCAGGCGGTCGGCGGTGGCGAGCCGGACGGTCTCCTCCGCGGCCGCCAGCCCCTGCTCCCCGGGTATGTCGAAGCACCAGCGCAGCCGGATGCCGAAATCGGCCTCGGCCGTAATTCTGGCGTCCTCGATCGCGTCGAGGAAACCGCGCGGATCGATGCCGCGGATCACCGAACTGTATGGCGTGACGGTGAGTTCGGCGTACCGGATGTGCTGCCCGGCCATATCGCGGGCGATCTCGTAGGTCAGCAGCCGGACGTCCTCCGGTGTGCGGATCAGATCCACCACCGACAGGTAGACCTGGATGAAATGCGCGAAGTCGGTGAATCTGAAGTAATCGGCAAGTGCCTCAGCGTTTTTCGGAACCGGTGAATCCCGGTGGCGGGACGCCAATTCCGCGACGATGCGGGGTGAGACGGAGCCGACGTGATGGACGTGCAGTTCGGCTTTGGGCAGTTCGGCGATGAACGCGGACAGGGCGGTCAAGCTGTCACCTCCGGCGAAGATCGGGCTGTGGTCAGCGTAAGACATTGCCGCGCACCGGAACTCGGATCGTTCGCATTCGGGTGAGTCGATCGTGACCGAGATCTCTAGTGTGCCTCTTTACCTCGAGTGCGGTTCAGGTTCAAGAATCGTCCCATGACTTCTACGGAACCCGCGGCCGGGTGGCGTGACCTGGTCACGGATGGGCGTATCGGTGCTGCCATCGTGCTGGCCGGTGGCACCGCACTGTACGCGATCAGCAGCTACGTGACCGCGAGCCTACTGCCCACCGCCATTCAGGATATCGGCGGTGCGCGTTACCTCGCCTGGGCCACAACGGTTTTCGTAGTGGCATCGATCTTGTCGTCCACCTTGGTCAGCAAAATGCTCGCGGTGCGCGGGCCGATCGGCTCGTATCTCACCGGCTTCGGCCTGTTCTCGGTCGGCACCGTGATCTGCGCGGCGAGTCCGGTGATGGCGGTCATGCTGGTCGGGCGCACCGTGCAGGGATTCGGTGGCGGTCTGCTGATGGGGCTGGGCTATTCGGTGATCCACATCGCGTATCCGCAGCGGTTGCGGGCGAGGGCGGCGGCGTTGGTGTCGGCGATGTGGGGCGTCGGCACCTTCGTCGGTCCGGCGCTCGGCGGCGTCTTCGCCCAATTGGGCGTGTGGCGTTTGGCTTTCGTGGCGCTGGCGGTGCTGTGTGTCGCGATCGGGGCCGTCGTCCCGTTCGCGTTGCGCGGCAGCGAACCCAGCGGACACGCGCACCGGATTCCGGTCGCCTCGCTGGCGCTGTTGACCACCGCCGCGGCCCTGCTCAGCATCGGCAGCGTGTTGCACGGCGGATGGACGGCGCTCGCCATCGCGGGCGCGCTGGCCGTGATCGCCGGCTTCCTCGCACACGAGCGCCGGGCGGCGGTCTCGGTGCTGCCGCGACTGACCTTCGTTCGCGAATCGCCGCTGCGCTGGATCTATCTGACGATGATCGGCGTCGCGATCGGGATAAGCCTGGAGAACTTCATTCCGCTGTTCGCACAGGAACTCGGCAGGATGGTGCCGCTGGTCGCGGGCTTCGTCGGTGCCGCGGCCTCGCTGGCCTGGACGGTGGCGCAGATCTTCAGCGTCAACGCGACCGGGCACCGCGCCACCGAGCGCTTGCGGATCGTCGGCCCCGTCGTGCTGTCCACCGGGCTCTTCCTCACCGCGATCTGCCAGATCCGCGACGGCGGCATCGCGATGATCGTCGTCTGGATCGTCTGCATGATGGTCGCGGGCGCCGGAATCGGTTTGGCCTGGCCGCATTTGGCCACCGCGGTAATGGGCGCGAGCCCGGATCCGGCCGAGGGGCAGCAGGCCGCCGCGGCGATCGGCACTGTCCAACTCATCGCCAACACCTTCGGCGCCGCGATCTCCGGCGTGCTGGTGAACCTCGGCGATCCGTCCCCGCTGCGTTCGGCTCGCTTCCTGGAAATCGGGCTGGCGGTCATCGCCGCACTCGGCGTCCTGAGCGCGCTGGCCGCTCGGCGGCCCGCGAACCAGGCCGTGCCCGCCGCCGCACTGGCCGAGACCATCGCCTGACCCGTCGGGGGCACATGCCGCGCCTGCGCCCGGATCCTCGATTTCGACCAACTGTGTTCGGCGACAATCGATGTCGTGACGCAGGCGGGGTGTGGATGACGATGCCCGCCACGACGCCGCATGCCGGTCCGGTCGTGGCGGTCATCGTCCTCGGCACGATTCTCGACCCGCTCGACGCCGCCATGGTCGCCGTCGCGCTGGCCCCAATGCACACCTACTTCGGTATTTCCGTCGCCGAAGTCTCGCTGCTGGCTCGAACGACAGTGCCATACGCCTGTTCGCCGCAACCCCTCTTCGCCGCTGGCGTGCTGATCACCATCATGAATGTCGCCCGCCGGGTGAAAAGCCATGGGCACGAGGTGGATTCGCCGAGCGCGGCACGGTGAACGCCCGCGCTCGAGATATGAGTTGACTGCCGATGTCTTCTGCGCCGCTATCTCCGGTTTGCATGTGAACCTGCGCTGCATTCGGGTCGCTACCTGGAGATCGGATAGACGTCCATGGGCCGCGCCCGCCGTGTTCCGGATAAGTCGCCGATAAACCGTTGATGCATCATCAAGTTATTGAGCGCCCCAAAATATATTGGCATTCCGGTACGGCGGACGTATTCAGTAGGGCGCTCATCTGCTGAATTGACTGTTCGCGCATGCGTATTGACTATTCGCGCACGGCGTTGCGCTCGGGCTTTCCGGCGGTGCGCGGTTGATGTAGCCTTTGCAACGGCGGCCTACTTGCGCGATCGCATCGGTGCGGCAGCAGCTGGTGTTAACGTTGGAGTGGCGTTCGAAAACGGGGAGAGTTTGTAGTTGTTCAATTGTGTTCGGGGCGGGTACGTCTTGTGTGTTAATTCATCGCTCGATGTGCGGGGGTCCTCGGTGCAATCGGGCGACGATATGTATGCGACTGGTCGATGGGGGTAGCTTATGGTCACCGAAAATTCGGACCCACGGCCGGATGTCAACCCGTGGCCGGTATTGAAGGAAAAAGCCTCGCGGCGTCAGCTCAAGTTTCGCCCTGAAGTCGCGTATGGAATAGCCGATGCCGCCGCCGCGACCATTGGACATGTGCGTTCGCTGCAATTGGATGCGAGAGCGCTCGCCAAGAAGAAGCCGCTGTCGAATTTGCCTTCGGGGACCGAACTGAGCAATGTCTTCACCGACCGGGCCGCCGCACTCGACGACATCATGGGCACACATCTCGGGATACTGCAGGACCTGGTCGACACGATGATCGCGGCAGGTAAGGCGTACGACCGCGTCGATGTGGACAATGCGGGCTCGGTAT
This region includes:
- a CDS encoding alpha/beta hydrolase, translated to MLNRRKGTAKSQRILLPPTMIAAAVLLVTACTTEKPAPPPAPTLDRFYHQTVSWGSCDGYPGWRGLTEAGLDCARIMVPVDYADPNGETARIAISRLRAKGSKTGSLLTNPGGPGGPGLDLPIYLGKTPLSEHFDIIGIDVRGLGASTPLVQCQTAKERMTDLRVLNTGQLVEIDEAEEEHENYANSCLRRTGAALLAHVGTVDVARDFDVIRAVLGDAKLTYFGASYGTRIGSTYAEMFPDRVRAMVLDAPVDPTTNIVDPVASAGGFQAAFDAYAADCAKSPDCPLGTDPKQTTDAYRKLVLPLMERPAPTADKRGLDYTDAITATISAMYSPKLWPALTKGLTELAHGHGDGMQQEATSYQESADQGLNQAVRCLENIRVTDRVTAAEIDRRARAAGPAFDDGLRSKLSALDTCAFWPIPTNAQPHQPKAPGLPKIVVVAAKIDPATPYQGALHMAQAFNAALITFDGVQHGAAFTSGPCVDEPVIKYLTDLTPPPDTNCPARAAEH
- a CDS encoding JAB domain-containing protein — translated: MSIPIANLPSAARPRERLLALGPHALSDGELLALLLRQGRRGTSALDMATELLAEHGGLTGLSGARPEELSRRTGVGAAKAAAIVAAFHLGSRARGRTDTAPRLTGTAEVAAVALPMFAGVRVERLLVLVCDAQNRLRHKMFVAEGALDQVIVPVREVLNTVLRHDGRAFAIVHNHPSGDPNPSMDDRRTTARLIAAADTVGLRFLDHVVIAGERWSTVPPLVQVE
- a CDS encoding adenosine deaminase, with product MTALSAFIAELPKAELHVHHVGSVSPRIVAELASRHRDSPVPKNAEALADYFRFTDFAHFIQVYLSVVDLIRTPEDVRLLTYEIARDMAGQHIRYAELTVTPYSSVIRGIDPRGFLDAIEDARITAEADFGIRLRWCFDIPGEQGLAAAEETVRLATADRLRPDGLVSFGLGGPETGVPRPQFKPVFDRAIAAGLHSVPHAGETTGPATIWDALTELRAERIGHGTSAVRDARLLRHLADLRIPLEVCPTSNVATRAVPSLADHPIARMIEAGVLVTINSDDPPMFGTDLNTEYAVAADLLNLDERGLANLARNAVTASFLDDAAKTALIGEIDGYTESWLAAR
- a CDS encoding MFS transporter; its protein translation is MTSTEPAAGWRDLVTDGRIGAAIVLAGGTALYAISSYVTASLLPTAIQDIGGARYLAWATTVFVVASILSSTLVSKMLAVRGPIGSYLTGFGLFSVGTVICAASPVMAVMLVGRTVQGFGGGLLMGLGYSVIHIAYPQRLRARAAALVSAMWGVGTFVGPALGGVFAQLGVWRLAFVALAVLCVAIGAVVPFALRGSEPSGHAHRIPVASLALLTTAAALLSIGSVLHGGWTALAIAGALAVIAGFLAHERRAAVSVLPRLTFVRESPLRWIYLTMIGVAIGISLENFIPLFAQELGRMVPLVAGFVGAAASLAWTVAQIFSVNATGHRATERLRIVGPVVLSTGLFLTAICQIRDGGIAMIVVWIVCMMVAGAGIGLAWPHLATAVMGASPDPAEGQQAAAAIGTVQLIANTFGAAISGVLVNLGDPSPLRSARFLEIGLAVIAALGVLSALAARRPANQAVPAAALAETIA